In the Chitinispirillales bacterium genome, one interval contains:
- a CDS encoding leucine-rich repeat protein yields NNYYASVDGVLFNKARTTLILCPASKTGAYSIPSSVTSIDSNAFYYCSGLTSVTIGSGVTSIGDLAFSYCRGLTAINVEENNNYYASVDGVLFNKARTTLIQCPASKTGAYSIPSSVTSIGSSAFYYCSGLTSVTIPSSVTSIGSDAFYDCRGLTGALTIPSSVTSIGSDAFSHCSGLTEIINRAITPQTIDSYVFYNETTSSVKLFVPLQSLDAYKTANVWKDFNIKTMPFMLDDANVTLLISETQTLESTFIEEYAGGMTVTWTSENSAVATVSNDGTIAAILPGTTIIAAVVQDDSFTRKCVVNVLKADIDMSAITFADKTVTYDGQSHSILIDETLPQGVSVNYTDNNKVNVGVYTITAAFTSNNYNVPAAKTATLTIKKADIDMSGITFDDKTVAYDGQTHGIFIGGTVPNRITDINYTNNGQIQAGVYTVTVSFTVDAAKYNTPAPLTATLTISDGVPVSDVKPDKRSGGIRLLSNIVSDKAVITVDLPNNERVSQIKAVIYDNIGNVVFEKTERGSSITWNLTNNAGRNVANGTYLIVAEAIGNNAKTYKYSAKLGVRR; encoded by the coding sequence TAATAACTATTACGCCTCTGTTGACGGAGTGCTTTTTAATAAAGCAAGAACAACGCTAATTCTATGTCCTGCAAGTAAAACTGGTGCTTACAGCATTCCCTCTTCTGTAACTTCCATCGACAGTAACGCTTTTTACTATTGCAGCGGCTTGACTTCGGTAACCATCGGCAGTGGGGTAACGAGTATCGGAGATTTGGCTTTTTCCTATTGCCGCGGATTGACTGCAATAAATGTTGAAGAAAATAATAACTATTACGCCTCTGTTGACGGAGTGCTTTTTAATAAAGCAAGAACAACGCTGATTCAATGTCCTGCAAGTAAAACTGGTGCTTACAGCATTCCCTCTTCTGTAACTTCTATCGGCAGTTCCGCTTTTTACTATTGCAGCGGCTTGACTTCGGTAACCATTCCCTCTTCTGTAACTTCCATCGGCAGTGACGCTTTTTACGATTGCCGCGGCTTGACCGGAGCATTAACGATTCCCTCTTCTGTAACTTCCATCGGCAGTGACGCTTTTTCCCATTGCAGCGGATTGACTGAGATTATCAATCGTGCGATAACACCTCAGACAATTGATTCTTATGTTTTCTATAATGAAACAACATCATCGGTTAAATTATTTGTTCCTCTACAATCGCTTGACGCATATAAAACTGCCAACGTTTGGAAAGATTTCAATATTAAGACTATGCCTTTTATGTTGGATGATGCGAACGTTACGCTTTTAATAAGTGAAACTCAAACGCTTGAATCAACGTTTATTGAAGAATATGCAGGTGGTATGACTGTAACGTGGACAAGTGAGAATTCTGCCGTTGCTACAGTAAGTAATGACGGCACGATAGCGGCAATATTACCTGGTACGACAATAATTGCCGCAGTAGTGCAAGACGACAGTTTTACCCGTAAATGTGTTGTGAATGTGTTAAAGGCAGACATAGACATGAGCGCAATAACGTTTGCCGACAAAACAGTAACATACGACGGGCAATCACACAGTATTCTTATTGACGAAACATTACCGCAAGGTGTGAGTGTAAATTACACAGACAATAACAAGGTAAATGTGGGAGTTTACACGATAACAGCCGCGTTTACGTCTAATAATTATAACGTTCCCGCCGCCAAAACGGCGACACTGACAATAAAAAAAGCGGATATAGACATGAGCGGGATAACGTTTGACGACAAAACAGTAGCATACGACGGGCAGACGCACGGTATTTTTATCGGCGGAACCGTTCCAAACAGGATAACGGACATAAACTATACAAACAACGGACAGATTCAAGCGGGAGTTTACACGGTAACCGTGTCGTTTACGGTAGATGCCGCAAAATACAATACTCCTGCGCCGCTTACCGCGACACTGACAATAAGCGACGGCGTTCCGGTAAGTGACGTTAAGCCCGACAAACGTAGCGGCGGCATAAGGCTTTTGAGCAACATAGTCTCCGATAAGGCGGTTATCACCGTTGATTTGCCCAACAACGAGAGAGTTTCTCAGATTAAGGCGGTAATCTATGATAATATCGGTAACGTGGTGTTTGAGAAGACTGAGAGAGGTAGTAGTATTACTTGGAACTTAACCAACAATGCAGGCAGAAATGTAGCGAACGGTACGTATTTGATTGTCGCCGAAGCGATAGGAAATAACGCAAAGACGTATAAGTATTCGGCGAAGTTGGGAGTGAGACGGTAG